One window of Cucurbita pepo subsp. pepo cultivar mu-cu-16 chromosome LG19, ASM280686v2, whole genome shotgun sequence genomic DNA carries:
- the LOC111781455 gene encoding BTB/POZ domain-containing protein At3g50780-like, with amino-acid sequence MAEIRISRLEQGQTKIKNVPIAVTPEGFWCCPSPVVFQKTLKNQNPLNKPKPASPPPKIPVEKKPTLVTDRKPPALTRSRSAAVSDDDRKGNADTSGFSAPEVVHRVSRPKVENMPRKIAIEFGEPGTSNIKVVLLGKQGFSVKLSVHKNVLMDNSTFFANKLSDQEGSSMEIGDCEDVEIFVETVGLMYCKEMKQWLMKQNVSRVLRILKVAEFLGFMSCMQSCLEYLEAVPWVGDEEEEKVVTSILRLQREGIGVSPVLKRVSADVSKPHKDTLSHIIELVLKSNEERGRREMKLVVLRLLRENQSVPSHANSADICNETIYSSCRSCLTSLLLLFQKATETEFIDKSVDRKEPVLKQITLEADNLSWLLEILADRQAADEFAVMWSKHQELAALHAKLPIVSRYHVSCITARLFVGIGKGELLPAKDTRKLLLHTWLEPLINDYSWLKHGCGSFDRKVVEEGIGRTILTLPLEDQQSILLTWLGSFLKVGDSCPNLQRAFEVWWRRTFVRPYVETQGSNPITPQLEP; translated from the exons ATGGCTGagataaggataagtaggttAGAACAAGGCCAAACCAAGATTAAAAATGTGCCAATTGCTGTAACCCCAGAAGGGTTTTGGTGTTGCCCTTCTCCTGTTGTCTTCCAAAAGACcctcaaaaatcaaaatcctcTAAACAAGCCCAAACCTGCCTCCCCACCCCCTAAGATCCCTGTTGAGAAGAAACCGACCCTCGTGACTGATAGAAAGCCGCCAGCGCTCACGAGATCACGGTCGGCTGCTGTTTCTGATGACGACCGAAAAGGCAATGCTGATACTTCTGGCTTTAGTGCTCCAGAGGTTGTACACAGGGTATCACGGCCTAAGGTTGAAAATATGCCAAGGAAAATAGCAATTGAGTTTGGTGAGCCAGGGACTAGTAATATAAAGGTTGTTTTACTCGGGAAGCAAGGATTTTCGGTAAAGTTGAGCGTTCATAAGAACGTATTGATGGATAATAGTACTTTTTTTGCTAATAAACTTTCTGATCAAGAAGGCTCCTCCATGGAAATTGGTGATTGTGAAGATGTTGAAATATTTGTTGAAACTGTGGGATTGATGTACTGCAAAGAAATGAAGCAATGGTTGATGAAGCAAAATGTTTCTCGTGTTCTTCGAATTCTGAAG GTTGCTGAATTTCTTGGTTTTATGTCATGCATGCAATCATGTCTAGAATATTTGGAAGCAGTCCCCTGGGTTGgtgacgaagaagaagaaaaggtcGTCACGTCCATCCTACGACTTCAAAGAGAGGGCATTGGGGTGAGCCCGGTATTGAAACGAGTGTCTGCAGATGTGTCTAAACCCCATAAAGATACTCTTTCTCATATCATTGAACTTGTTCTTAAAAGCAACGAGGAGCGAGGTCGACGTGAAATGAAACTGGTGGTACTGAGGCTTCTTAGGGAGAACCAAAGCGTCCCGAGCCACGCGAACTCAGCTGACATTTGCAATGAAACTATTTACTCTTCTTGCAGAAGCTGCTTGACATCACTATTGCTATTGTTCCAGAAGGCTACTGAAACAGAGTTTATTGACAAATCAGTAGACAGGAAAGAACCAGTGCTGAAGCAAATTACTCTAGAGGCCGATAACCTTTCGTGGTTGCTCGAGATTTTAGCTGACAGGCAAGCGGCCGATGAGTTTGCGGTAATGTGGTCGAAGCATCAGGAACTAGCAGCCCTCCACGCGAAGCTGCCGATCGTATCTCGCTACCATGTTAGCTGCATAACAGCAAGGCTATTTGTTGGCATTGGCAAAGGAGAGCTGTTACCAGCAAAGGATACAcgtaaattattattacataCATGGTTAGAGCCATTAATCAATGATTATAGCTGGTTAAAACATGGTTGTGGGTCGTTTGATCGAAAAGTCGTGGAAGAAGGAATCGGTCGGACGATCCTCACTCTCCCACTTGAGGATCAGCAAAGCATTTTGCTGACTTGGTTGGGCAGTTTTCTGAAGGTTGGAGATAGTTGCCCAAATCTCCAAAGAGCGTTCGAGGTTTGGTGGCGTCGGACCTTCGTACGACCTTACGTCGAGACACAAGGAAGCAACCCAATCACCCCCCAGTTGGAGCCTTGA
- the LOC111781274 gene encoding uncharacterized protein LOC111781274, which translates to MATPSKLYSCCSLLMAFLFAYSTAVQFNDPDWYLWIPLYGCACAVNLVNWDVSLQGVAYVAKATLGLGICLWVKVVAEDFVNGIAGFLSLDLSERVVREKTGSGLVVSSMVLHLIAESSSSIRTRKGERVFSRYVSYGMASLVAFSYGLPIFFFLVQMGKMNF; encoded by the exons atggcaACACCATCCAAGTTATACAGTTGCTGCTCTCTGTTAATGGCGTTTCTGTTTGCTTATTCCACAGCTGTTCAGTTTAACGACCCTG ATTGGTATTTGTGGATTCCACTATATGGATGTGCTTGTGCTGTGAATCTTGTCAACTGGGATGTCTCCTTACAAGGCGTGGCTTATGTTGCTAAGGCAACACTGGGACTTGGAATATGTTTGTGGGTGAAGGTGGTAGCAGAGGATTTTGTGAATGGAATTGCAgggtttctctctctagatttAAGTGAGAGAGTGGTAAGGGAGAAAACAGGGAGTGGGTTGGTTGTGTCTTCCATGGTTTTACACCTGATAgcagaatcatcatcatcaatcagaacaagaaaaggggaaagagTGTTTTCAAGATATGTCTCATACG GAATGGCATCATTGGTGGCATTTAGTTATGGActtcccattttcttcttcttggttcAAATGGGCAAAATGAACTTCTGA
- the LOC111781273 gene encoding histone-lysine N-methyltransferase SUVR5 translates to MEVVPLSDVQHVRDDSDSAQISGTASFHDGQSNNCVDPQQQPARMANGGLNDSSVNIEAAQINSKCDVQGVPQYLPASGHSSSDSYSNYQMDAQKASSGSPDSEFDDANTDNYSTESCLASENSRIVVDTIDDELPSSSKAEELSVSGPEPMWLEGDESVALWVKWRGKWQAGIRCARADWPLSTLKAKPTHERKKYFVVFFPHTRNYSWADALLVRSIEEFPQPIAYKSHKAGLKLVEDVKVARRFIMKKLAVGMLNIIDQFHLEALIESARDVMNWKEFSMEASRCNGYSDLGRMLLKLQNMILQCFVNPDWLQNSLHSWVQRCQNAQTAEVIEMLKEELTDAILWDKVKSHGDAPVQPTFSSVWKTWKHEVTKWFSIYPTLPISRDKEQQTVEAFLATALEVSRKRPKLEIRRAETQASLMESKCSDEAMAPDNDSGFFNNQTSLNAKLGSESHKVEVRKIVTSAGPLSIVPGRLAGIVAQTGSLDLASCKDVELRPHTETATEKLLHYGNKNRQCIAFIESKGRQCVRWANEGDVYCCVHLSSRFTGNNDKKEQTRFVESPMCQGTTVLGSRCKHRSLFGSSFCKKHRPRSETNMESTSYENKLIEKQQDIYRVEDTRNKEIKFDRDAGNPLGVDEGDVTNNGNSSSDKLEHHGKDSIASEVRHCIGSSEHIDSNPCLESPKRHSLYCEKHLPSWLKRARNGKSRVISKEVFMDLLRDCNSEEQKIHLHQACELFYRLFKSILSLRNPVPMEVQFQWALSEASKNLGVGEQFMKLVCHEKERLKRLWGFDAEGAQLSSPSMEVPTAGPLLTSGNCNDGSSIRCKICSEEFLDDQALSTHFMDGHKKEAQWLFRGYACAICLDSFTNKKVLETHVQERHHAPFVEQCMLLQCIPCGSHFGNTDQLWLHVVAVHPIDFRLSNSTRQHNSSSGEDSPVKPKECNIVSKSNDNKNVGGLRKFNCRFCGLKFDLLPDLGRHHQAAHMGPGLANSRTAKRGFHYYAYKLKSGKLGHPRFKKTLAGASNRIRNRTKASMKKHIQTSKLLSSGSINLQPHESHLASSRKLTQGSTVSKALVSEIQKIKLFPTNVDILSIAHSACCKVNFKVLLEQKFGVLPEYFYLKAAELCREKVNWYIKGFVCPKGCETLKDPLLHPNLMPHPNGFGLHKNAHTPDPVSSKWEAHGCSYAIGSHLSSHQVKEKAVILCEDISFGQEFVPVVCVADEGLRNSPHISLANSDSQEVGYSMPWESFTYIKKSLLNKSLAIDTESLQFGCACAHSLCSSETCDHVYLFDSDYEDPKDIYGNPMSRRFPYDENGRIILEEGYLVYECNERCNCSRTCPNRVLQNGVHVKLEVFMTETKGWTVRAGEAILRGTFVCEYIGEVLEEQEANRRRDRYNCEGNGYFLDVDAHINDISRLIEGSARYIIDATNYGNVSRFINHSCSPNLVAYQVLVESMEYQRSHIGLYANRDIATGEELTFNYRREQSPGGNGCESSSC, encoded by the exons ATGGAAGTGGTTCCTTTGTCCGATGTTCAGCATGTTAGGGATGACTCTGATTCTGCTCAGATTTCTGGAACTGCTTCGTTTCATGACGGACAATCAAACAACTGCGTCGATCCTCAACAACAACCAGCGCGGATGGCAAATGGTGGACTCAATGACTCATCGGTGAATATTGAGGCCGCACAAATTAACAGCAAATGTGATGTTCAAGGGGTTCCTCAATATTTGCCTGCTTCTGGTCACTCTAGTTCGGATTCATATTCTAACTATCAGATGGATGCCCAAAAAGCATCTTCTGGTTCCCCCGACTCCGAATTTGATGATGCCAACACCGATAATTACTCCACGGAATCGTGTTTAGCATCTGAAAACTCTCGTATAGTTGTGGATACCATTGACGATGAATTGCCTAGCAGCAGCAAAGCTGAGGAGTTGTCTGTTTCGGGGCCAGAGCCAATGTGGTTGGAAGGGGATGAATCTGTGGCGCTTTGGGTGAAG TGGCGAGGGAAGTGGCAGGCTGGAATTAGATGTGCAAGGGCTGACTGGCCATTATCTACTTTAAAAGCCAAACCCACACATGAAAGGAAGAAGTattttgtggttttttttCCACACACAAGGAACTATTCGTGGGCAGATGCATTGCTTGTTCGTTCTATTGAAGAATTTCCTCAGCCTATTGCATACAAGAGTCACAAAGCTGGTTTAAAATTGGTTGAAGATGTAAAAGTTGCAAGGAgatttataatgaaaaaactTGCTGTTGGCATGCTGAATATCATAGACCAATTTCACCTCGAG GCTCTGATTGAGAGTGCACGTGATGTAATGAATTGGAAGGAATTTTCCATGGAAGCTTCACGCTGTAATGGTTATTCTGATCTTGGTAGAATGCTTCTGAAGCTGCAGAAT ATGATCCTGCAATGCTTCGTAAATCCAGATTGGCTTCAAAATTCTTTGCATTCTTGGGTACAGCGATGTCAAAATGCTCAAACTGCAGAAGTTATTGAAATGCTCAAGGAG GAATTGACTGATGCTATTTTGTGGGACAAAGTGAAATCCCACGGTGATGCGCCAGTGCAGCCTACTTTTAGTTCTGTGTGGAAAACCTGGAAGCATGAGGTTACAAAATGGTTTTCAATATATCCCACTCTTCCCATTAGCAGAGACAAGGAGCAGCAGACTGTTGAAGCTTTCTTAGCTACAGCTCTCGAAGTCAGCAGGAAGAGGCCCAAGCTTGAAATTCGTCGTGCAGAGACACAGGCTTCATTGATGGAATCAAAGTGCTCAGATGAAGCTATGGCTCCTGATAATGATTCTGGTTTTTTCAATAACCAGACTAGTTTAAATGCTAAATTAGGATCTGAATCTCACAAAGTAGAGGTAAGGAAGATTGTTACATCAGCAGGCCCACTCAGTATTGTACCTGGTAGGTTGGCTGGGATTGTAGCTCAAACTGGAAGTTTGGATCTAGCCTCTTGCAAGGATGTGGAACTGAGACCTCATACTGAAACAGCTACAGAAAAACTCTTACATTATGGTAATAAGAACCGTCAATGCATAGCTTTTATTGAATCCAAGGGAAGGCAGTGTGTTAGATGGGCCAATGAGGGTGATGTTTACTGTTGTGTGCATTTATCCTCTCGTTTCACTGGCAACAATGATAAGAAAGAACAGACTCGTTTTGTTGAATCACCAATGTGCCAAGGTACTACTGTTCTTGGAAGTAGGTGCAAGCATCGATCTCTATTTGGCTCCTCATTCTGTAAGAAGCACCGACCAAGGAGTGAAACAAACATGGAGTCAACTTCCTATGAAAATAAGCTTATTGAGAAGCAACAGGATATTTATAGAGTAGAAGACACCCGTAATAAGGAAATAAAGTTTGACAGAGATGCTGGAAATCCCCTTGGAGTGGACGAGGGTGATGTGACCAATAATGGAAATAGCTCATCTGACAAACTTGAGCATCATGGAAAAGATTCTATTGCCTCAGAGGTTCGACACTGTATTGGTTCTTCCGAACATATTGACAGCAATCCATGTTTAGAAAGCCCAAAACGTCATTCTCTATATTGTGAAAAACACCTTCCTAGCTGGCTTAAACGTGCAAGAAATGGTAAGAGTAGAGTAATATCGAAGGAAGTATTCATGGATCTTTTAAGAGACTGTAACTCAGAAGAGCAAAAGATACATTTGCATCAAGCCTGTGAGCTATTTTACAGgctttttaaaagtattttatcACTGAGGAATCCAGTTCCTATGGAGGTTCAATTTCAGTGGGCACTTTCTGAAGCTTCTAAAAACTTGGGAGTTGGGGAACAGTTTATGAAATTGGTTTGTcatgaaaaggaaagattAAAAAGGTTATGGGGGTTCGATGCTGAAGGAGCACAACTTTCCTCACCTTCGATGGAAGTGCCAACTGCAGGGCCATTATTAACTTCAGGTAATTGCAATGATGGTTCGAGTATCAGATGCAAAATTTGCTCTGAAGAATTTCTTGATGATCAAGCACTCAGTACTCACTTCATGGATGGTCATAAAAAGGAAGCGCAGTGGCTGTTCAGAGGTTATGCTTGTGCCATCTGCCTTGATTCGTTCACCAataagaaagttttagaaactcATGTGCAGGAGAGACACCATGCACCATTTGTTGAGCAATGCATGCTTCTGCAGTGTATTCCTTGTGGCAGCCATTTTGGGAATACTGATCAATTATGGTTACATGTAGTTGCTGTACATCCCATTGATTTTAGATTGTCAAATTCTACTAGGCAGCATAATTCTTCGTCTGGTGAGGATTCCCCAGTCAAACCCAAGGAGTGCAATATAGTTTCTAAGTCGAATGATAACAAGAATGTAGGTGGTTTAAGAAAGTTTAATTGTAGGTTCTGCGGTTTGAAGTTTGATTTACTGCCTGATCTTGGTCGCCACCATCAAGCTGCGCACATGGGTCCAGGTTTAGCTAACTCCCGAACTGCAAAGAGGGGATTTCATTATTAtgcttataaattaaaatctgGGAAACTTGGTCATCCTAGATTTAAGAAGACTTTAGCGGGTGCGTCAAACCGGATCAGAAACAGAACAAAAGCTAGCATgaaaaaacatattcaaacTTCAAAGTTACTAAGCTCAGGAAGCATAAACCTTCAACCTCATGAGTCCCACTTAGCAAGTTCTCGTAAATTGACCCAAGGTTCAACTGTTTCGAAGGCATTGGTTTCTgagattcaaaaaataaaattatttcctaCCAATGTTGACATTTTGTCTATTGCTCACTCTGCCTGTTGCAAGGTCAATTTTAAAGTTCTTCTGGAACAGAAGTTTGGAGTATTACctgaatatttttatcttaagGCAGCTGAATTATGCAGGGAAAAAGTTAACTGGTATATCAAGGGATTTGTCTGTCCTAAAGGTTGTGAGACACTTAAGGATCCTCTTTTGCATCCCAATTTGATGCCTCATCCAAATGGTTTTGGACTCCACAAGAATGCACACACTCCTGATCCAGTGAGTAGCAAGTGGGAAGCTCATGGATGCAGTTATGCCATCGGTTCTCATCTTTCTAGCCATCAGGTTAAGGAAAAGGCCGTCATTTTATGTGAAGATATAAGCTTTGGCCAGGAATTTGTTCCTGTGGTCTGTGTAGCTGACGAAGGTCTAAGGAACTCACCTCACATATCTCTAGCTAACTCGGATAGTCAAGAAGTTGGATACTCCATGCCTTGGGAGAGTTTTACCTATATTAAGAAATCATTGCTCAATAAATCTCTTGCCATTGATACGGAG AGTTTGCAGTTCGGCTGTGCCTGCGCTCATTCACTCTGTTCGTCTGAAACATGTGATCATGTATACCTCTTTGATAGTGATTATGAAGACCCAAAGGACATTTATGGGAATCCCATGAGTCGCAGGTTCCCATATGATGAGAACGGTCGTATTATTCTGGAG GAAGGCTACCTTGTCTATGAGTGTAATGAAAGGTGCAACTGTAGTAGAACCTGTCCAAATAGAGTGTTGCAAAATGGAGTTCATGTGAAACTCGAAGTCTTCATGACAGAGACGAAG GGATGGACAGTGAGGGCTGGTGAAGCCATACTGCGTGGCACGTTTGTTTGCGAGTACATTGGGGAGGTGCTGGAGGAGCAGGAAGCAAACAGGAGACGCGACAG GTATAACTGTGAAGGCAATGGCTATTTCTTGGATGTGGATGCTCATATTAATGACATTAGCAGATTAATTGAAGGATCGGCTAGATATATTATTGATGCCACAAATTATGGAAATGTTTCGAGATTCATAAATCACAG TTGCTCACCAAATCTTGTAGCTTACCAAGTCCTTGTCGAAAGCATGGAATATCAGCGCTCACACATTGGATTGTATGCGAACCGGGAT ATAGCCACTGGTGAAGAGCTGACATTCAATTATCGACGCGAGCAATCGCCTGGAGGAAATGGCTGTGAATCTTCAAGTTGCTGA
- the LOC111781153 gene encoding uncharacterized protein LOC111781153 isoform X2, with the protein MLQNRQIPLHKHSKSFLDMVKDTNKEEHLDNSFEASNRVKLDTSSFKESMNTEKKSFPKTNIHSSLKQEILQLEKRLQDQFKVRTSLEKALGYKPSCQDNTSSDTEVAKPATELIKEITVLELEVSHLEQYLLSLYRKAFDGQISSTSPMNSPKSKYMMNCIPDITSKKEDKAVQSGYDSFGNPVKEYSGIRENKLLDSRVRRCQSSLSHYSVSSKRTYLPDDSLGQAVRPCLSQPMSMIEFARNASSNLTSLADYLGTQILDHIPESANRLSEDMIKCISAIYCKLSDPPLSHHGLSSPVSSSSPISLKEFSGPYSTMVEVPSIYRDSQKLIEVEHLLQDFRSLISKLEEVDPRKLNHEEKLAFWINVHNSLMMHAYLAYGIPHNNMKKVFVLLKAAYNIGGQTISVDTIQSSILGCRVPRPGQWLSLLIPSKSKFKSGDKRQAYKIDRSEPLLHFALCTGCHSDPAVRVYAPKRVLQELETAKEEYIRATFGIRKDKKVILPKMIESFAKESRLCTAGTMEMIQKSLPESLRKSVTKCQNGKSRKNIEWIPHNFGFRYLICREMK; encoded by the exons ATGCTACAAAACAGACAGATTCCACTACACAAGCATTCCAAGAG CTTTCTTGACATGGTCAAGGATACTAACAAGGAAGAACACTTGGATAACTCCTTTGAAGCTTCAAATCGTGTGAAGCTG GACACGAGTTCGTTCAAGGAATCCATGAACACAGAGAAGAAAAGCTTCCCAAAAACAAACATACACTCTTCTCTTAAGCAAGAG ATTCTTCAGCTTGAGAAGAGACTGCAAGACCAGTTCAAGGTCCGCACATCACTAGAAAAAGCATTAGGATATAAGCCATCTTGTCAGGACAACACGAGCAGCGACACTGAAGTAGCCAAG CCAGCCACTGAATTGATCAAAGAGATCACAGTATTGGAGCTAGAAGTTTCACATTTAGAACAGTATCTTCTGTCGTTGTATCGAAAAGCATTTGATGGACAAATATCTTCTACATCTCCTATGAACTCCCCAAAATCCAAGTATATGATGAATTGCATACCTGACATAACGTCGAAAAAGGAAGATAAAGCTGTTCAGTCTGGCTACGATTCTTTCGGAAATCCCGTGAAGGAATACAGCGGAATTCGTGAAAACAAGCTGTTGGACTCCCGCGTTCGTCGTTGTCAGTCGTCGTTGTCACATTATTCAGTTAGCTCAAAGAGAACTTATCTCCCAGATGATTCTTTGGGTCAAGCTGTACGTCCTTGTCTATCCCAACCAATGTCCATGATAGAG TTTGCTCGGAATGCTTCATCCAATTTAACCAGTCTAGCAGACTACCTTGGTACTCAAATACTAGACCATATTCCCGAGAGCGCGAATCGACTTTCGGAAGATATGATCAAGTGCATATCAGCCATATATTGCAAACTTTCAGATCCTCCTTTGTCACATCATGGTTTATCCTCCCCCGTCTCGTCGTCTTCGCCAATCA GTCTTAAAGAGTTTAGCGGCCCGTACAGCACAATGGTTGAAGTGCCATCGATTTATAGGGATAGTCAGAAGTTGATCGAAGTCGAGCACTTGTTACAAGATTTCAG GTCGCTTATATCCAAGTTAGAGGAAGTCGATCCGAGGAAGTTGAATCATGAGGAAAAGCTAGCATTCTGGATAAACGTACACAATTCACTAATGATGCAT GCATACTTGGCTTATGGTATACCACACAACAATATGAAGAAGGTTTTCGTTCTCTTGAAG GCTGCATATAACATTGGAGGTCAAACCATCAGCGTCGACACCATACAAAGTTCAATACTTGGATGCCGAGTGCCTCGGCCTGGACAG TGGCTCTCTCTTCTTATTCCCTCGaagtcaaaattcaaaagcGGAGATAAACGACAAGCCTACAAAATCGACCGGTCGGAACCCCTTTTACATTTTGCACTGTGCACAGGCTGCCATTCTGATCCTGCG GTTCGTGTATACGCTCCCAAAAGAGTCCTGCAGGAGCTGGAAACAGCGAAAGAAGAATACATACGAGCCACATTCGGCATACGCAAGGacaaaaaagtcattttacCGAAGATGATCGAGTCATTTGCGAAAGAATCAAGATTGTGCACGGCTGGTACGATGGAAATGATTCAGAAGTCATTGCCTGAATCACTTAGGAAGAGTGTTACGAAATGTCAAAACGGGAAATCTCGCAAGAACATCGAATGGATACCGCACAACTTCGGTTTTCGATATCTGATATGTAGAGAAATGAAGTGA
- the LOC111781153 gene encoding uncharacterized protein LOC111781153 isoform X1 — MLQNRQIPLHKHSKSFLDMVKDTNKEEHLDNSFEASNRVKLDTSSFKESMNTEKKSFPKTNIHSSLKQEILQLEKRLQDQFKVRTSLEKALGYKPSCQDNTSSDTEVAKPATELIKEITVLELEVSHLEQYLLSLYRKAFDGQISSTSPMNSPKSKYMMNCIPDITSKKEDKAVQSGYDSFGNPVKEYSGIRENKLLDSRVRRCQSSLSHYSVSSKRTYLPDDSLGQAVRPCLSQPMSMIEFARNASSNLTSLADYLGTQILDHIPESANRLSEDMIKCISAIYCKLSDPPLSHHGLSSPVSSSSPISAFSPQDQFDMLSPGFRNNSSFDMMLDNPFHVEGLKEFSGPYSTMVEVPSIYRDSQKLIEVEHLLQDFRSLISKLEEVDPRKLNHEEKLAFWINVHNSLMMHAYLAYGIPHNNMKKVFVLLKAAYNIGGQTISVDTIQSSILGCRVPRPGQWLSLLIPSKSKFKSGDKRQAYKIDRSEPLLHFALCTGCHSDPAVRVYAPKRVLQELETAKEEYIRATFGIRKDKKVILPKMIESFAKESRLCTAGTMEMIQKSLPESLRKSVTKCQNGKSRKNIEWIPHNFGFRYLICREMK, encoded by the exons ATGCTACAAAACAGACAGATTCCACTACACAAGCATTCCAAGAG CTTTCTTGACATGGTCAAGGATACTAACAAGGAAGAACACTTGGATAACTCCTTTGAAGCTTCAAATCGTGTGAAGCTG GACACGAGTTCGTTCAAGGAATCCATGAACACAGAGAAGAAAAGCTTCCCAAAAACAAACATACACTCTTCTCTTAAGCAAGAG ATTCTTCAGCTTGAGAAGAGACTGCAAGACCAGTTCAAGGTCCGCACATCACTAGAAAAAGCATTAGGATATAAGCCATCTTGTCAGGACAACACGAGCAGCGACACTGAAGTAGCCAAG CCAGCCACTGAATTGATCAAAGAGATCACAGTATTGGAGCTAGAAGTTTCACATTTAGAACAGTATCTTCTGTCGTTGTATCGAAAAGCATTTGATGGACAAATATCTTCTACATCTCCTATGAACTCCCCAAAATCCAAGTATATGATGAATTGCATACCTGACATAACGTCGAAAAAGGAAGATAAAGCTGTTCAGTCTGGCTACGATTCTTTCGGAAATCCCGTGAAGGAATACAGCGGAATTCGTGAAAACAAGCTGTTGGACTCCCGCGTTCGTCGTTGTCAGTCGTCGTTGTCACATTATTCAGTTAGCTCAAAGAGAACTTATCTCCCAGATGATTCTTTGGGTCAAGCTGTACGTCCTTGTCTATCCCAACCAATGTCCATGATAGAG TTTGCTCGGAATGCTTCATCCAATTTAACCAGTCTAGCAGACTACCTTGGTACTCAAATACTAGACCATATTCCCGAGAGCGCGAATCGACTTTCGGAAGATATGATCAAGTGCATATCAGCCATATATTGCAAACTTTCAGATCCTCCTTTGTCACATCATGGTTTATCCTCCCCCGTCTCGTCGTCTTCGCCAATCAGTGCGTTCTCTCCACAAGATCAATTTGATATGTTGAGTCCTGGATTCAGAAACAATTCATCTTTTGATATGATGTTGGATAATCCTTTTCACGTCGAAGGTCTTAAAGAGTTTAGCGGCCCGTACAGCACAATGGTTGAAGTGCCATCGATTTATAGGGATAGTCAGAAGTTGATCGAAGTCGAGCACTTGTTACAAGATTTCAG GTCGCTTATATCCAAGTTAGAGGAAGTCGATCCGAGGAAGTTGAATCATGAGGAAAAGCTAGCATTCTGGATAAACGTACACAATTCACTAATGATGCAT GCATACTTGGCTTATGGTATACCACACAACAATATGAAGAAGGTTTTCGTTCTCTTGAAG GCTGCATATAACATTGGAGGTCAAACCATCAGCGTCGACACCATACAAAGTTCAATACTTGGATGCCGAGTGCCTCGGCCTGGACAG TGGCTCTCTCTTCTTATTCCCTCGaagtcaaaattcaaaagcGGAGATAAACGACAAGCCTACAAAATCGACCGGTCGGAACCCCTTTTACATTTTGCACTGTGCACAGGCTGCCATTCTGATCCTGCG GTTCGTGTATACGCTCCCAAAAGAGTCCTGCAGGAGCTGGAAACAGCGAAAGAAGAATACATACGAGCCACATTCGGCATACGCAAGGacaaaaaagtcattttacCGAAGATGATCGAGTCATTTGCGAAAGAATCAAGATTGTGCACGGCTGGTACGATGGAAATGATTCAGAAGTCATTGCCTGAATCACTTAGGAAGAGTGTTACGAAATGTCAAAACGGGAAATCTCGCAAGAACATCGAATGGATACCGCACAACTTCGGTTTTCGATATCTGATATGTAGAGAAATGAAGTGA
- the LOC111781952 gene encoding uncharacterized protein LOC111781952, translating into MGICSSSESTAVATAKLILNDGSLQEFSYPVKVSYVLQKNPSCFICNSDEMDFDDALSAISDDEELQLGQLYFALPLSRLKQPLQAEEMAALAVKANSALMKCGAGDKCSHRRRSVSPVVFTVEELKTRKRLSAGRSGAGGRTKFAANLSAIPE; encoded by the coding sequence ATGGGTATTTGCAGTTCATCGGAATCCACCGCCGTCGCCACCGCCAAACTAATCCTCAACGATGGAAGTCTGCAGGAATTTTCGTATCCTGTTAAGGTTTCCTACGTTCTTCAAAAGAATCCGTCGTGCTTTATTTGCAACTCCGACGAGATGGATTTCGACGATGCCTTGTCGGCTATTAGTGACGACGAGGAGCTTCAACTTGGACAGCTTTATTTTGCGCTGCCGTTGAGTAGGCTGAAGCAGCCGCTTCAGGCCGAGGAAATGGCCGCATTGGCCGTCAAGGCTAACTCTGCGCTCATGAAATGTGGCGCCGGAGATAAATGCAGCCACCGGCGGAGATCTGTGTCTCCAGTAGTTTTCACAGTTGAGGAACTCAAGACTCGCAAGCGACTGTCCGCCGGCCGTAGTGGCGCCGGTGGAAGAACAAAGTTCGCGGCGAATTTATCGGCGATCCCCGAGTAG